A stretch of the uncultured Cohaesibacter sp. genome encodes the following:
- a CDS encoding RidA family protein → MHRQRISTGSAMESEAGYSRAIVDGDWCFVSGTTGYNYETMEMPATISGQAHNCFSNISKVLKEAGFDLKDVVRVHYYVTSRAGADEVFAVFGKYLGEIRPAATLIICELLRPEMKIEIEVTALKRHKTI, encoded by the coding sequence ATGCATAGGCAGCGAATTTCGACGGGCTCGGCGATGGAAAGCGAAGCAGGATATAGCCGGGCAATCGTTGACGGGGATTGGTGCTTTGTGTCAGGCACCACGGGTTACAATTATGAAACAATGGAAATGCCGGCAACCATTTCCGGCCAAGCTCACAATTGTTTTTCCAATATTTCCAAAGTGTTGAAAGAAGCAGGGTTTGATCTGAAGGATGTCGTGAGAGTGCATTATTATGTCACGTCACGTGCTGGGGCAGACGAGGTCTTTGCTGTATTCGGGAAATATCTTGGCGAGATCCGTCCGGCAGCCACGCTGATCATTTGCGAATTGCTGCGCCCGGAAATGAAAATCGAGATCGAAGTAACTGCGCTGAAACGTCACAAGACCATTTAA
- a CDS encoding isochorismatase family cysteine hydrolase has product MGAFAASAVAAENTLPTFDKARTAIVITDPQKDFLDKDGKLYGLVAPNMKQLGTIDNIETLMKLSKSQDVTLAVDPLVYTRSDIDWSNAGALQRQLLDLKALYAKTLDPDDLEGTGADFYEPLKSYIYDGKTLIAGPHKMYGPESNDLMYQLRANNIDTVILAGLVANLCVDSHMRTLMENGFKVYIVKDAVAAPGDEAYNAALVNYSMIANGVLTTADVTKSLN; this is encoded by the coding sequence TTGGGGGCATTTGCCGCCTCCGCTGTCGCAGCCGAAAATACTCTGCCAACCTTTGACAAGGCGCGCACCGCCATTGTCATCACAGACCCGCAAAAAGACTTTCTTGATAAAGACGGCAAGCTTTACGGGCTGGTTGCCCCGAACATGAAGCAATTGGGGACGATCGATAATATCGAGACCCTCATGAAACTGTCCAAAAGCCAAGATGTGACGCTGGCCGTGGATCCGCTCGTCTATACAAGGTCTGATATTGACTGGTCCAATGCCGGAGCGTTGCAACGTCAGTTGCTGGACCTCAAGGCTCTCTATGCCAAAACGCTGGATCCGGATGATCTTGAGGGCACGGGAGCGGATTTTTATGAGCCCCTCAAATCCTATATCTATGATGGCAAGACCCTGATTGCCGGGCCGCACAAGATGTATGGCCCGGAAAGCAATGATCTCATGTATCAATTGCGTGCGAACAATATCGACACGGTCATTCTGGCTGGTCTGGTTGCCAATCTTTGCGTCGATTCTCACATGCGCACGCTGATGGAGAATGGCTTCAAGGTCTATATTGTCAAAGATGCTGTGGCCGCTCCCGGAGACGAGGCCTATAACGCGGCACTGGTCAATTATTCCATGATTGCCAATGGCGTGCTGACCACGGCAGATGTTACAAAGAGCCTGAACTGA
- a CDS encoding family 20 glycosylhydrolase translates to MSEMGELVLKSLWINDGSKTGQIRLSMFGAPGQRLPNDIRLALTSLTRIPQGTELSGAILARRVANYHEFLPIEPLVGDEAGCLWHITIPALSSRPGHFTAGPSSAFLILVDQSTLPVTCAPFEAQDEPCKPVAMHDGEMIPPDIAGSAPQLGLLPMANRVAIDQWAGEAPQAFLLDGDPSQAYTVNALYKRLYRVDRGPFDAHGSAVSVRLCPMDKERLQKGDGAFRLAFSPGTISLEVADGTGQLYGLIALAQIWHAAHTAPNAFAMPEIGVIEDWPCHQWRGMHLDVSRQFYEQATIERFLDILAWNRLNRFHWHLSDDEGWRLESLAYPSLTRIGAFRGHRLPLLPQHGWGAEKVGGFYSRTAIKDILEHATRLHIDVMPELDVPGHCHAALVAVPELLDPSAMDGGASVQGYLNNALNPGLNTTWQFLETIFGEVADLFPGQHVHVGGDEVADGAWDGSRSAMSWARAKGLVDGGGVPDTMKMQAAILNFVARQLVDAGKIPVAWQEAAHGGGLDPDKAILMAWLNPQTGPALSREGYRVVMCPGQAYYLDMARGPEWNEPGLDWAGTSSIEQTYQFDPMAGFGAQTQSVLGLQGCIWSETMTSRARFNHLVFPRLSAIAEAAWLADNKKDWTSFAIRHPLMSTLPFA, encoded by the coding sequence ATGTCTGAGATGGGTGAACTGGTCCTCAAGAGCCTCTGGATCAATGATGGGTCGAAAACCGGCCAAATCAGGCTCTCTATGTTCGGCGCGCCCGGGCAGCGCTTGCCCAATGACATCAGGCTGGCGTTGACCTCGTTAACGCGGATCCCCCAAGGCACCGAGTTGAGCGGAGCGATATTGGCGCGGCGGGTGGCCAACTATCACGAATTTTTACCCATTGAGCCGCTGGTGGGCGATGAGGCGGGTTGCCTGTGGCACATCACAATTCCGGCCCTGTCCAGTCGTCCGGGCCATTTTACCGCCGGTCCATCCTCTGCCTTTCTGATTTTAGTAGACCAATCCACGCTTCCCGTCACGTGCGCTCCGTTCGAGGCGCAAGATGAGCCTTGTAAGCCAGTTGCCATGCACGACGGGGAGATGATCCCCCCAGACATTGCCGGCAGCGCTCCACAACTGGGCCTCTTGCCCATGGCCAATCGTGTCGCCATCGATCAATGGGCAGGGGAAGCCCCTCAGGCTTTTTTGCTTGATGGCGACCCGTCACAGGCCTACACGGTCAATGCCCTCTATAAACGGCTCTATCGCGTCGACAGAGGCCCGTTTGATGCGCATGGATCCGCTGTCTCTGTCCGGCTGTGCCCAATGGACAAGGAGCGGCTGCAAAAGGGCGATGGTGCGTTCCGCCTTGCTTTTTCTCCCGGCACAATCAGTCTGGAGGTGGCCGATGGAACAGGCCAGCTTTATGGCCTCATTGCGCTGGCACAGATCTGGCACGCAGCCCACACCGCTCCCAACGCTTTTGCCATGCCGGAAATTGGTGTGATTGAGGATTGGCCATGCCATCAATGGCGCGGTATGCATCTGGATGTCTCGCGGCAATTCTACGAGCAGGCGACCATCGAGCGCTTCCTTGATATTCTGGCATGGAACCGTCTCAATCGCTTCCATTGGCATCTGTCCGATGACGAGGGCTGGCGCTTAGAAAGCCTAGCCTATCCGTCCCTAACCCGTATCGGGGCATTTCGCGGCCACCGCCTGCCCTTGCTGCCGCAACATGGATGGGGAGCAGAGAAAGTGGGTGGCTTTTACAGCCGCACAGCCATCAAGGATATTCTTGAGCATGCCACACGCCTTCATATCGATGTGATGCCGGAGCTTGACGTACCGGGCCATTGTCATGCCGCCCTTGTCGCCGTGCCCGAATTGCTTGACCCCAGCGCCATGGATGGCGGAGCGTCAGTGCAGGGCTATCTCAACAATGCGCTCAATCCGGGGCTCAACACGACCTGGCAGTTTCTGGAGACCATATTTGGCGAAGTGGCCGATCTCTTCCCCGGTCAACATGTCCATGTTGGCGGTGATGAAGTGGCTGATGGTGCTTGGGATGGGTCCCGCTCTGCCATGAGCTGGGCCCGTGCCAAAGGCTTGGTCGATGGCGGAGGGGTGCCCGACACCATGAAAATGCAGGCCGCCATCTTGAATTTCGTTGCACGCCAGTTGGTAGATGCGGGTAAGATTCCGGTCGCTTGGCAGGAAGCCGCCCATGGTGGCGGGCTTGATCCGGACAAGGCCATCCTGATGGCATGGCTCAACCCGCAAACCGGTCCCGCCCTCAGTCGCGAGGGCTATCGCGTGGTGATGTGTCCAGGGCAGGCTTATTATCTTGATATGGCGCGTGGTCCAGAGTGGAACGAACCGGGCCTTGACTGGGCAGGCACCAGCAGCATCGAGCAGACCTACCAATTTGATCCAATGGCAGGCTTTGGTGCCCAGACTCAAAGCGTCCTTGGCTTGCAGGGCTGCATCTGGAGTGAGACGATGACGAGCCGGGCGCGGTTCAACCATCTGGTTTTCCCGCGCCTCTCGGCCATTGCCGAAGCAGCATGGCTGGCTGACAACAAAAAAGACTGGACCAGCTTTGCTATCCGCCATCCCTTGATGTCAACATTGCCATTCGCCTGA
- a CDS encoding cold-shock protein, whose product MANGTVKWFNPTKGFGFIAPEEGGKDVFVHISAVERSGLAGLDENQKVSYELQTGRDGRESAANLQVL is encoded by the coding sequence ATGGCTAACGGCACCGTTAAATGGTTTAACCCAACCAAAGGTTTTGGTTTCATTGCCCCTGAAGAAGGCGGCAAAGATGTTTTCGTACATATTTCTGCTGTAGAGCGTTCCGGTCTTGCTGGCCTGGACGAAAACCAGAAAGTATCCTACGAGCTGCAGACCGGTCGTGACGGCCGCGAAAGCGCTGCAAACCTTCAGGTCCTCTAA
- a CDS encoding ActS/PrrB/RegB family redox-sensitive histidine kinase gives MVASHPTDPIFSSRQIKLGTLVILRWLAIFGQGSAVLFVWLVLGYDFPALLCLALVGLSAWLNLYLHFQIRNSVRLAPGPATGLLAYDSAQLGGLLYLTGGLLNPFALLLLVPAVVSATMQPARFTIPLTGLVALIATVLVFFHMPLPWKDAMPPDFPVMYMAGIWMAIIITMLFLCIYAHRIAQEGHLLANALSATELILANEQHLTTLDGLATAAAHELGTPLSTIQLVARELERELDPADPLREDAKLLRSQAERCRDILGKLRSLSGDDHANFSKMRLSSLISELIEPFDLFDIEFVLNFPTDRDDQPILWRNPGLMYGLGNLIENAADFAASRVEISAQWNDQTFSIRIADDGPGFSDVMLQRLGDPYVTSRAYPEQPDRNAIQRPDADTILSQGMNGGGLGLGFFIAKTLLERSGGRVEISNRQGTKKDRKSEKPHKNSGAAVDIYWPRAVLETDQ, from the coding sequence ATGGTTGCATCACATCCTACCGATCCTATTTTCTCGAGCAGGCAGATCAAGCTGGGCACGCTCGTGATCCTGCGCTGGCTGGCCATTTTTGGGCAAGGATCGGCTGTTCTGTTTGTCTGGCTGGTGTTGGGATATGATTTTCCGGCCCTGTTATGTCTCGCTCTGGTGGGATTGTCAGCCTGGCTCAATCTTTATCTGCATTTCCAGATCCGCAACAGCGTGAGACTGGCACCGGGACCGGCGACGGGGTTGCTGGCCTATGATTCGGCGCAGTTGGGTGGTTTGCTTTATTTGACCGGCGGATTGCTCAATCCCTTTGCCTTGCTGCTGCTGGTGCCTGCGGTGGTGTCAGCAACCATGCAGCCCGCGCGCTTTACGATCCCGCTCACCGGTCTGGTTGCTCTCATTGCGACTGTGCTGGTTTTCTTCCATATGCCGCTGCCGTGGAAAGATGCCATGCCGCCGGACTTTCCGGTTATGTATATGGCAGGCATTTGGATGGCGATCATCATCACCATGCTGTTTCTGTGTATCTATGCCCACAGGATCGCGCAGGAGGGTCACTTGCTGGCCAATGCGTTATCAGCGACCGAATTGATCTTGGCCAATGAGCAGCATTTGACCACGTTGGACGGGCTGGCCACCGCCGCAGCCCATGAGCTTGGCACACCTTTGTCAACGATCCAGCTTGTCGCACGCGAACTGGAACGGGAGCTTGATCCGGCAGACCCGTTGCGTGAAGATGCCAAACTGTTGCGCAGCCAAGCGGAGCGGTGCCGGGACATATTGGGCAAATTGCGCTCCCTCTCAGGGGATGACCACGCCAATTTCTCGAAAATGCGCTTGTCATCCCTGATCTCGGAGTTGATTGAGCCGTTCGATCTTTTTGACATCGAATTTGTTCTGAATTTCCCGACGGATCGGGATGATCAGCCTATTCTGTGGCGCAATCCCGGCCTGATGTATGGTCTTGGCAATCTGATCGAGAATGCTGCCGATTTCGCAGCATCGCGTGTTGAGATCTCGGCGCAATGGAATGACCAGACTTTTTCGATCCGCATTGCCGATGACGGGCCGGGCTTTTCCGATGTCATGTTGCAGCGCCTTGGTGACCCCTATGTCACCAGCCGGGCATACCCGGAGCAACCAGACCGCAATGCAATTCAAAGACCAGATGCGGATACCATATTGTCGCAAGGCATGAATGGCGGTGGACTGGGCCTTGGCTTCTTCATCGCAAAAACCCTGCTTGAACGCAGCGGGGGTCGGGTGGAAATAAGCAACCGACAAGGCACGAAAAAGGACCGCAAAAGCGAAAAACCCCATAAAAACAGTGGAGCAGCCGTAGATATATACTGGCCACGGGCGGTTCTTGAGACAGATCAATAA
- a CDS encoding ActR/PrrA/RegA family redox response regulator transcription factor: MTLTDQISSTQPGYLLLVDDDRPFLIRLARAMESRGFTIQTADSVAEALMIVKAEAPRYAVVDMRLGDGNGLDVIEAIRNANPDARTIMLTGYGNITTAVTAVKLGAVDYLAKPSDADDIYAALMNEGAQKTEPPENPMSADRVRWEHIQRVYELCDRNVSETARRLNMHRRTLQRILAKRAPR, encoded by the coding sequence ATGACTCTTACTGACCAAATTTCGAGCACTCAGCCAGGATATCTTCTATTGGTTGATGACGATCGTCCCTTCCTCATCCGCCTTGCGCGCGCCATGGAAAGCCGTGGCTTCACCATTCAGACCGCAGACAGCGTCGCCGAAGCCTTGATGATCGTCAAGGCCGAAGCGCCCCGCTATGCGGTGGTGGATATGCGACTTGGCGACGGCAACGGACTCGATGTGATCGAGGCCATCCGCAATGCCAATCCGGACGCACGAACCATAATGCTGACGGGCTATGGCAACATCACAACGGCTGTAACGGCCGTCAAACTCGGCGCGGTTGACTATCTGGCCAAACCCTCCGATGCGGATGACATCTATGCTGCCTTGATGAATGAAGGGGCGCAGAAGACCGAGCCGCCGGAAAATCCCATGTCCGCTGATCGAGTGCGGTGGGAACATATCCAGCGGGTTTATGAATTGTGTGATCGCAATGTTTCAGAAACGGCGCGCCGTCTGAACATGCATCGCCGCACTTTGCAACGCATCCTCGCCAAACGCGCGCCGCGTTAG
- the phaZ gene encoding polyhydroxyalkanoate depolymerase has product MKFDSFSFEGWFDPNNFEPKNFDPTKMLSGLPYMDYFDLQDHMELDMSVIPIPVYQMYEWHHAMLSPWRAAADATRIFMQNPVNPLSQTPWGKAAAAAAEMFERTTRRYGKPEFGLFETTVDGQATSVHEKIVWRRPFCNLIHFERMLPAGHRRDPKVLIVAPLSGHYATLLRGTVETMLPNHDVYITDWIDARLVPVQEGEFGLDDYIEYIMGMIHYLGPNTHVMAVCQPSVPVLAAVSVMNEDNDHRAPASMTLMGGPIDTRLTPTAVNDYAVNKGIDWFRNNVIMTVPFPHAGFGRRVYPGFLQLGGFMGMNLDRHVGAHQEFYNHLIVGDGDSAEKHRDFYDEYLAVMDMTEEFYLDTIKAVFIDHALPEGTFTYRDRTVDCNKITKTALMTVEGENDDITGAGQTEAAHALCGSLPDNMKVHYEQPDVGHYGVFNGSRFRSEIAPRIADFVRTHDQELNKKN; this is encoded by the coding sequence ATGAAATTTGACAGTTTCTCTTTCGAAGGCTGGTTCGACCCGAACAATTTCGAACCCAAGAATTTCGATCCGACCAAGATGCTGTCTGGCCTGCCATACATGGACTATTTCGATCTTCAGGACCATATGGAACTGGATATGTCGGTGATCCCGATTCCGGTCTATCAGATGTATGAATGGCACCATGCCATGCTGAGCCCTTGGCGGGCCGCGGCCGATGCCACGCGCATCTTCATGCAGAATCCTGTCAATCCCCTGTCCCAGACCCCATGGGGCAAGGCGGCAGCCGCTGCAGCAGAAATGTTTGAACGCACCACCCGTCGCTATGGCAAACCGGAATTCGGTCTGTTCGAAACCACGGTCGATGGGCAGGCAACATCGGTGCATGAAAAGATCGTCTGGCGCCGCCCTTTCTGCAATCTTATCCATTTTGAGCGCATGCTGCCAGCCGGCCATCGTCGCGACCCCAAGGTCCTCATCGTTGCGCCCCTGTCTGGCCATTATGCGACCCTTTTGCGTGGCACGGTGGAAACCATGCTGCCCAACCATGATGTCTATATCACCGACTGGATTGACGCTCGCCTCGTGCCCGTACAGGAAGGCGAGTTCGGCCTTGATGATTATATCGAATATATCATGGGCATGATCCATTATCTGGGCCCCAACACCCATGTCATGGCGGTCTGCCAGCCCTCTGTGCCTGTGCTGGCGGCGGTCTCGGTGATGAATGAGGACAATGACCATCGGGCACCGGCCTCCATGACCCTGATGGGTGGGCCGATCGACACCCGCCTCACGCCCACTGCGGTCAACGATTATGCTGTCAACAAAGGCATCGACTGGTTCCGCAACAATGTCATCATGACCGTACCATTCCCCCATGCCGGTTTTGGCCGTCGGGTCTATCCCGGCTTCCTGCAATTGGGTGGCTTCATGGGCATGAATCTGGATCGCCATGTCGGAGCCCATCAGGAATTCTACAATCATTTGATCGTTGGCGACGGCGATTCCGCCGAAAAGCACCGGGATTTCTATGATGAATATCTCGCCGTGATGGATATGACCGAGGAATTCTATCTCGACACCATAAAGGCGGTCTTCATTGATCATGCGTTGCCTGAAGGCACTTTCACCTATCGTGACCGGACGGTCGATTGCAACAAGATCACCAAAACCGCGCTGATGACCGTGGAGGGCGAGAATGATGACATCACCGGAGCAGGGCAGACCGAAGCGGCCCACGCTCTGTGTGGCAGTCTGCCGGATAACATGAAAGTGCATTATGAGCAGCCCGATGTCGGTCATTACGGCGTTTTCAACGGCTCCCGATTCCGTTCGGAAATCGCTCCGCGCATCGCCGACTTTGTCCGCACTCACGATCAGGAACTGAACAAGAAAAACTGA
- a CDS encoding DUF2852 domain-containing protein — MSQTATAKSSWKASNVGLMILGFIFFWPLGLAMLAYIIWGEEMREMFKDIKSRVDHEFKGSRCRHRRDSGLSSSGFGRTGNEAFDEYRKAEMERLEEERRKLEAEKAEFEDFLVELRRAKDKEEFDRFMAARHNSRPAKYEGDMNQDHKPEA; from the coding sequence ATGTCACAGACTGCTACAGCTAAGTCATCTTGGAAGGCCTCTAACGTAGGTTTGATGATACTTGGTTTTATTTTCTTCTGGCCGCTTGGTCTTGCAATGTTGGCATATATCATCTGGGGTGAAGAAATGCGTGAAATGTTCAAGGATATCAAATCACGAGTGGATCATGAATTCAAAGGCTCCAGATGTCGTCATCGTCGCGACAGTGGCCTTTCCAGCAGCGGCTTTGGCCGGACCGGAAACGAAGCCTTTGATGAATATCGAAAGGCTGAAATGGAGCGTCTGGAAGAAGAGCGCCGCAAACTCGAAGCAGAAAAGGCCGAATTTGAAGATTTTCTGGTCGAACTGCGTCGGGCTAAGGACAAGGAAGAGTTTGATCGCTTCATGGCGGCACGTCACAATTCCAGGCCTGCCAAATATGAAGGCGACATGAACCAGGACCATAAGCCGGAGGCCTGA
- a CDS encoding cache domain-containing protein: MTIKRRLILTLTGVVLSVLLLMTLATSYVIRNLISVAEEREIAANISEFDAMIKNWNADAANRAALVAEMPIVKKAMAEKNRALLSELFDAGFKTWKANNGVRQFQFHLAPATSFHRVHKPSKYGDDLSGFRQTVLRANGDKKTVTGLERGRGGIGVRGVVPISYQGQHAGTVEFGLAFDKQLFTRFIANRGLQTEFYLLPNTSFEQFADKADDITLFASTVGDTKLLDKKILLSALEKTRFLDRMELSGKHYASALHPVRDFSGKTIGVLHLLVPTDHFVTLWENYLLTTGAVLIVLMLLGGGIGYWQAANIGAPLTHLRQAMSQLSSGNLDVSIPDQSRKDELGAMAQSLAVFRDNAQQAKALEEAEKQSQKADVERHRRVSKLISGFDQAARQALADVSTHAARMEEDARLLTGIADETSNRADGAGHASQMAAQNVDTVASAAEELSASINSINAQVEKTRAIVDQATKATVTSNEKVASLDTASTRIGEVIILIQDIAKQTNLLALNATIEAARAGEAGKGFAVVAAEVKELANQTSNATEEIAHHVDAIQGSSRDAVGAIGSIAEIMAEVSSHTSSIAAAVSQQGGATDEISRSVLQVVQGTKTVSGNVGEVSGKANETTKHAADVLNSSRNVAEQAKKLDGLVGGFLKDVEAA; encoded by the coding sequence ATGACCATTAAACGCCGCCTGATCCTTACACTGACCGGAGTTGTGCTCTCGGTTCTGCTTCTCATGACACTAGCCACATCCTATGTCATCCGCAACTTGATATCGGTTGCCGAGGAGCGGGAGATCGCCGCCAACATCTCCGAATTTGATGCGATGATCAAAAACTGGAATGCCGATGCTGCCAACCGCGCAGCGTTGGTGGCTGAGATGCCCATCGTCAAGAAGGCCATGGCGGAAAAGAACCGTGCTCTGCTGAGCGAGCTGTTTGATGCCGGTTTCAAGACATGGAAAGCCAACAATGGTGTGCGGCAATTTCAATTCCATCTTGCACCTGCCACGTCTTTCCATCGCGTCCATAAGCCCTCAAAATATGGGGACGATCTGTCCGGCTTCCGGCAGACGGTGCTAAGGGCCAATGGCGACAAGAAAACAGTGACAGGTCTTGAGCGTGGCCGTGGCGGCATCGGGGTGCGCGGCGTTGTGCCGATTTCCTATCAGGGCCAGCATGCGGGCACTGTCGAATTCGGCTTGGCTTTCGATAAACAGCTCTTTACCCGCTTTATCGCCAATCGCGGCCTGCAAACCGAATTCTACTTGCTGCCCAATACCAGCTTCGAGCAATTTGCTGACAAGGCGGATGACATCACGCTTTTCGCCTCGACTGTAGGTGATACGAAGTTGCTCGATAAGAAAATTCTGCTTTCTGCCCTTGAGAAGACCCGGTTCCTTGATCGCATGGAACTCTCAGGCAAGCATTATGCGTCCGCCTTGCATCCGGTACGCGACTTTTCCGGCAAGACCATAGGCGTCCTGCATTTGTTGGTACCGACGGATCATTTTGTCACCCTTTGGGAGAATTATTTGCTGACGACAGGCGCTGTTCTGATTGTTTTGATGCTGCTGGGAGGTGGCATTGGCTACTGGCAGGCAGCCAACATCGGCGCCCCATTGACCCATCTGCGCCAAGCCATGAGCCAGCTGTCGAGTGGCAATCTCGATGTCTCGATTCCGGATCAGAGTCGCAAGGATGAATTGGGCGCCATGGCGCAAAGCCTTGCCGTCTTCCGCGACAATGCGCAACAGGCCAAAGCTCTCGAAGAGGCAGAAAAACAATCCCAGAAGGCCGATGTCGAGCGTCATCGGCGGGTCAGTAAGCTGATTTCCGGTTTCGATCAGGCTGCCCGGCAGGCTCTGGCCGATGTATCGACCCACGCGGCTCGCATGGAAGAGGATGCGCGCCTCTTGACCGGAATCGCCGATGAAACCTCAAACCGTGCCGACGGGGCAGGGCATGCTTCGCAAATGGCGGCGCAAAATGTTGACACGGTTGCCTCGGCCGCCGAAGAATTGTCTGCTTCCATCAACAGCATCAACGCTCAGGTGGAAAAGACCCGTGCCATCGTTGATCAGGCCACCAAGGCCACCGTCACCTCCAATGAAAAGGTGGCAAGCCTTGATACCGCGTCCACGCGCATTGGCGAAGTGATCATCCTCATTCAGGATATTGCCAAGCAGACCAACCTTCTGGCCCTCAATGCCACCATAGAGGCCGCGCGCGCAGGCGAAGCGGGCAAAGGGTTTGCGGTCGTCGCCGCCGAGGTTAAGGAGCTGGCCAACCAGACCAGCAACGCGACCGAAGAAATTGCCCATCATGTGGACGCCATTCAGGGCTCAAGCCGCGACGCTGTCGGCGCCATCGGATCGATTGCTGAAATCATGGCAGAAGTCTCCAGCCACACCTCTTCGATTGCTGCTGCTGTCAGTCAGCAGGGCGGTGCAACAGATGAAATCTCCCGGTCCGTGCTGCAGGTGGTGCAGGGCACCAAGACTGTATCGGGCAATGTTGGCGAAGTATCTGGCAAAGCCAATGAGACGACCAAGCATGCTGCCGATGTGCTCAATTCCTCCCGAAATGTGGCCGAGCAGGCCAAAAAGCTTGATGGATTGGTCGGTGGCTTCCTGAAGGATGTTGAAGCGGCCTGA
- a CDS encoding DMT family transporter, with protein sequence MNQRSHSSHATLTVGTADLKPGALMGAIYMILAGLAFALVNLATQYLTMRMGLSSPVVAFGQYFVALLISLPWLLRTGLAAARTRHLWHHILRVLFAVLGVQAWMAGLAHVPIWQAIALIMTSPFFVTLGAALLLKEKIGLHRLTATVVGFIGGMIILAPWSDAFSWHALWPVGAAIFWAATSLMTKQLTAAESPATITVYLLLLMTPINGLLAVGSGWVIPGGMALVIILASGLLVYVAQLLIARAYAVADAAYVQPFDHVKLPINVMAGWLAFGFAPVGYFWPGALLIVIASLYILHREAVA encoded by the coding sequence ATGAATCAGAGGTCCCACTCCTCCCACGCCACGCTGACCGTCGGGACAGCTGACCTGAAGCCCGGAGCGCTGATGGGCGCGATCTATATGATCCTCGCCGGTCTGGCTTTTGCGTTGGTCAATCTGGCAACCCAATATCTCACCATGCGAATGGGCCTGTCGTCACCTGTGGTGGCATTCGGGCAATATTTCGTGGCTTTGCTGATCAGTCTGCCATGGCTTTTGCGCACAGGATTGGCTGCGGCCCGCACCAGACATCTCTGGCACCATATTTTGCGTGTGCTTTTTGCCGTGCTCGGTGTACAGGCCTGGATGGCCGGGCTTGCCCATGTGCCAATCTGGCAAGCCATTGCCCTGATCATGACGTCGCCCTTCTTTGTCACTTTGGGGGCGGCTCTGTTGCTGAAAGAGAAAATCGGTCTTCATCGCCTGACCGCTACCGTGGTCGGTTTCATTGGCGGCATGATCATTCTCGCTCCGTGGTCCGATGCCTTCAGCTGGCATGCGCTTTGGCCCGTCGGGGCCGCGATCTTCTGGGCTGCCACGTCGCTGATGACCAAGCAGTTGACCGCGGCAGAATCCCCTGCAACCATTACCGTTTATCTGCTTTTGCTGATGACGCCTATCAATGGCCTGCTGGCTGTTGGCAGCGGTTGGGTGATCCCCGGCGGCATGGCGCTTGTCATCATACTGGCTTCCGGCTTGCTGGTCTATGTGGCCCAGTTGCTGATCGCGCGGGCCTACGCGGTGGCAGATGCGGCCTATGTTCAGCCTTTTGACCATGTCAAGCTGCCGATCAATGTGATGGCGGGGTGGCTGGCTTTCGGTTTTGCCCCGGTGGGCTATTTCTGGCCCGGCGCCTTGCTGATTGTTATAGCCTCGCTCTATATTCTCCACCGCGAAGCCGTCGCCTAA
- a CDS encoding Crp/Fnr family transcriptional regulator has translation MRGEDLVIYDALSEKGRTLFASRLVRKTIERQQQIIMRGDAVAGAYFVLQGALRVFAYGQNGRETTLYRIEPGGTCILALNALFSDLLYPAWVESEADAVVGLLPGNAYRALFSTEPAIQDLTIRALSSAVFGLMAALEQRAAQSLEQQLVSYLLLRASSEATIHNTQAEIAGQIGSTREVIGRHMARFASQGLLESRRGVIRLLDIKGLNRLVER, from the coding sequence ATGCGAGGCGAAGATCTGGTCATCTATGATGCATTGAGCGAAAAAGGTCGAACCTTGTTCGCCAGCCGCCTTGTGCGCAAGACCATTGAGCGTCAGCAGCAGATCATCATGCGCGGGGATGCCGTTGCCGGGGCCTATTTTGTGCTGCAAGGCGCGTTGCGTGTCTTTGCATATGGGCAAAATGGCCGCGAAACGACGCTCTACCGGATTGAACCCGGCGGGACTTGCATATTGGCACTCAATGCCTTGTTCAGCGATCTGTTATATCCAGCCTGGGTCGAGTCAGAGGCCGATGCAGTGGTGGGCTTGCTCCCGGGGAATGCCTATCGCGCGCTGTTCTCCACCGAGCCAGCCATTCAGGATCTCACCATCCGGGCCTTGTCTTCGGCCGTCTTCGGATTGATGGCGGCCCTTGAACAACGCGCAGCGCAAAGTCTGGAGCAACAACTGGTCTCTTATCTTCTTCTGCGGGCCTCCTCTGAAGCGACGATACACAACACACAGGCGGAAATCGCCGGTCAAATCGGCTCGACAAGGGAAGTCATCGGGCGGCATATGGCGCGATTTGCCTCCCAAGGTCTGCTGGAAAGCCGCCGTGGCGTTATACGACTTCTAGACATCAAGGGTCTCAATCGCCTTGTGGAGCGGTGA